From Brachyspira hampsonii:
GCAGTTCGGAAATCCAAAACAGCCGCTTTTGGTTTCAGTTCGTTCAGGAGCTGCTATATCTATGCCTGGTATGATGGATACTATACTTAATCTAGGTATTAATGAAAAAGTAGTAGAGGGTCTTGTAGAAAAAACTAATAACCCTAGATTTGCTTGGGATGCTTATAGAAGATTTATACAGATGTTCGGTGATGTTGCTATGGGTGTTGATCATGATAAGTTTGAGGAGATATTAGACGAGAGAAAAAGAGATATAGCACCTAAAGTTGGAAAAGCTGAAAAAGATGTTAAAGATACAGATTTAGATGTTGAAGATTTAAAAATAGTAGTAGAAAAATATAAAGCTATGTATAAAGAGGATAAAGGAGAAGAATTCCCAGAAGATCCTAAAGTACAATTATGGCATGCTATTAATGCAGTATTTAGAAGCTGGAATAACCCTAGAGCTGAAGCATACAGAAAATTAAATGATATAAGAGGGCTTTTAGGTACTGCTGTAAATGTACAGGCTATGGTATTTGGTAATATGGGAAATACTTCTGCTACAGGAGTATGTTTCTCTCGTAACCCTTCTACAGGTGAAAATAAATTCTATGGTGAGTTCTTAATCAATGCTCAAGGTGAAGATGTTGTTGCAGGTATTAGAACTCCTCAGGAAATTACATTGGAAGGCAGTTTAGAATGGGCTAAAAATAACTCAATAAGTGAAGAAGAAAGAAAATCTAAGTATCCTTCTCTTGAAGAAGTTATGCCTAATGTATACAAACAATTAGTAAGCTATAAAAATCAATTAGAAAAATATTACAGTGATATGCAGGATATGGAATTTACTATACAGGAAGGCAAGCTTTATATGCTCCAAACTCGTAATGGTAAAAGAACTGCTGCTGCTGCTGTAAGAATAGCGGTTGAACTTGCTGAGGCTAAAATAATATCTAAAGAAGAAGCTATAATGAGAGTAAATCCTTCTGATTTGGATCAATTGCTTCACCCAATGTTCGATCCTGCAGCTAAAAAAGGTGCCAAAGTTCTTGCTAAAGGATTAAATGCTTCTCCTGGTGCTGCTGTTGGTAAAGTAGTATTTGCAGCTGACAGAGCTGAAGCTATGAAAGAAGCAGGCGAACAGGTTGTACTTGTTCGTATAGAAACTAGCCCTGAGGACATTAAGGGAATGAATGCTGCTGAAGGTATATTAACTGCTAGAGGCGGTTCTACTTCGCATGCTGCTGTTGTAGCACGCGGTATGGGTAAATGCTGTGTTGCAGGCTGCAGTGCTTTGGAAATAGACTACTCCAATAAATGTATGAAAGTAGGTGATGATGTAATTAATGAAGGCGATTATATTTCTATAGATGGTTCTACAGGCGAAGTTATGTTAGGACAGGTTGCTACTAAAGATTCAGAAATGTCAGAGGACTTCAAAAAACTTATGCAATGGGCTGATGAAATAAGAATAAAAAATAAATTTGAAGTTCATACTAATGCTGATACTCCTAATGATGCACAAATTGCTAGAAAATTCGGTGCTGAAGGTATAGGACTTTGCAGAACTGAGCACATGTTCTTCAATGCTGACAGAATTAAGAGTGTAAGACAGCTTATACTTGTTGCTGAAGAAGTTAAGCAGTTAAAAGAAAAATTAGAAGCTGCTGAAAAAATCGGCGATAAGAAAACTATAGAAGAACTTGAGCCTTTATACAGAGAGCCTAGAAAACTTTATGATGAAGCTTTAGATAATATTCTTCCTATGCAAAGAGAAGACTTTATCGGAATATTTACCGCTATGAATGGATATCCTGTAACAATAAGACTTCTTGATCCGCCTTTGCATGAATTTATTCCTCATGAAGATTCTCAATTGCAGGAGCTTTCTAGTGAAATGAATGTTCCTTTTGATAAACTTAAAGCTATAAGAGATTCTTTACATGAATTTAATCCTATGCTTGGACATAGAGGCTGCCGTCTTGGTATTACTTACCCTGAAATCTATGATATGCAGGCTAGAGCTATATTAGAGGCTGCTGTTAAAGTTAAGAAAAATGGCGTAGATGTTCACCCTGAAATAATGATTCCTCTTGTAGGTACTTTAAAAGAATTGAAAATCATTAAAGATAGAATTATTAAAATAGCAGATGAAGTATTTGAGAAAGAAGGTTCTAAAGTTGATTATAAAGTTGGTACTATGATAGAAGTTCCTAGAGCTGCCTTAGTTGCTGATAAAATAGCTACAGAAGCTGAATTCTTCTCATTCGGTACTAATGACTTAACTCAAATGGGAGGCGGTTTCTCAAGAGATGATGCCGGTAAATTCTTAAAAGACTATGTTAATAAAGAAATATACGAAAAAGATCCTTTCCAATCATTGGATCAGGAAGGTATAGGAGAGCTTTTGAGAATCGGTGTTACTAAAGGAAGAGCTGCTAATAAAAAACTTGTTGTTGGTATCTGCGGTGAGCATGGAGGAGATCCTGCTACAGTTATGTTCTGTTACAGTATAGGGCTTAACTATGTTAGCTGTTCGCCTTACAGAGTGCCTATAGCAAGACTTGCTGCTGCTCAGGGAATAATAAGTTCTAAAACAGCTAAAAAACCAGCTGCTGCTAAGAAACCAACTGCCAAAAAAGCAGATAGTAAAACTGCATCTGCTAAAAAAACAGCTTCTAAAGTAACAGCTTCTAAAAAAGCACCTGCTAAGAAAACACCTGCTAAGAAAACTTCAGGAAGAAAAAAATAATAGATAAAATATTTATATAAATGAATTTTGAAAAGGGCTTGACTTTGTATATGAAGTTAAGCCCTATTTTTTATTATTGCTGTATATCTTGCTATAATAATGAAAACAAAGTTATTTTTAGCTTTATTTTCAATTATAATAAAATTATTAATTTATATGCTATAAAACTTATGTGAATTATTTTATTAAATGTATATATTCGTTTTCTTTATTTTTTACTTTTCCGATTATGCATGCACAGTCAATGCCCTCACGCCATAGATCAGCTAATACATTTTCAGCATTATCTTTATCAGCACATATAAATAATCCGCCTGAGGTTTGAGGATCAAAAGAAAGCATTTTTAAATTATAATCAACATTATCATCTACTTTTATATTATCCCCTACATAACGCATATTAGTAAAAGCAGCTCCCGGTATACAGCCCATATCAAGCACTTCATAGCTCTTATTAAACATAGGCAAAGCAGATGATTGAAGCTCTATAGTTACATTGCTTGCTTTAGCCATTTTGTATGCATGCCCTATGAGTCCGAATCCCGTAATATCGGTAGCACATTTAACATTATATTTATTCATAACAGAGCAGGCTTTTTTATTTAATGTCTTCATAGAATCAAATACATCTTCTATATGAGATTCCTTGATAAGACCTTGCCTCATAGCAGCCAAGCAAGCCCCTGTTCCAAGAGGTTTAGTAAATATTATAATATCTCCGTCTTTAGCTGCTGAATTTGTAGTTATTTTATTTGGATTAGCAAAGCCAATAACAGCCATTCCATATTTTACTGTTGTATCTGTTATTGTATGACCGCCTACAACTAATACTCCGGCTTCTGTTGCTTTATCCTGTCCGCCTTTAAGCATATTAGCTAATATATTTAAAGAATCATCTTTTGGAAACATAGTAATATTTAAAGCTAATTTAGGCTCTCCTCCCATAGCATAAATATCGCTTATAGAGTTGCATGCAGCTATTTGTCCGAATCCGTAAGGGTCTGCTATTACAGGAGGAAAATAATCCACGGTAAATATTAAAGCATTATCATCTGAAATTTTATAAACTCCTGCATCATCTCCTATATCTACATCTGAAAGCAAATTTGAATCTGTTTTTATCTGCATTAAAGGAGCAAGCGTTTTTTCGAGTAAATCAGGAGGAATTTTGGCAGAACAGCCTCCCTCCAAAGCACATGATAATAATTCGATTTGTTCTTTTTTTTCTTCCGTATTATTTGTAATATTTGACATAATAAGCACCTATAAATTAATTTTTATGATAATAGAATATATACTATACAATGAAAAATTCAAATATTTTATTTAAATAATGTTTTTTAAAAGCTTATATTATATTTAATTATCTATAAAAGTAAATTTTATTTACTTTATTTAGGGTATAAAAAGTATATATGTTGTATTTGTATTATAATATTTGTTAAAATATATATTTTAAGTAAATTTTTTGTAAATTATATGTAAATTATATTGATAAAATTTGTGTTTAGGCTATACTTATAATTTAAAGATAATTTACATACTAAAATAAAAATAGATTAATAATTATAATTATTAATCTATTTTTATTTTAGGTTTTATTCTGCGTGCGGTGTATGAATTTTTAATTAAAAAAATATTTGGGTGGGCAACTTAATTTAATTTCTTATCTTTACTGCATAAGTAAATTTTGACAAATATGCATATATTGAGTATAATGCATAGCAAAACAAAATAATTTAATTAGGATTTTTTATGAAAACTTTATCTTTTAGAAAAATTAATGTCAATATTTTTATATTATTTTTATTAAGCATTATAAGTTTGGCTTCACCTATTATAACACATTACTTCGGATTTAAAGGTACAGAATTTCTGCCTATATTTTTTGCATTGTCTTTGGGAGCTTATATATTAAATCCTATATTTTTAATAATGCTTAGCTTTATATCACCTATTTTGAATTATTTTCTTACCAATATGCCTATGCCTCCTGCATTATATTTTTTAATATTTGAAGGAGTTGTATTTGCAAGTTTAATAAGTGTAATGAAAAATAAAAATATATCTTTTATATTAACTTCATTATTTGCTTTGATAGTTGGAAGATTATCATCTGTAATTCTCACATTTATTTTTGATCTCAATATTAATACTTGGTTCAACGGAGTTATTTCGGGATATAAAGGAATAATAGTAAATTGGATTTTTGCGAGTATAATGTACTTAATATTGAAAGATAAAACTAATGAGTAATATTTTTACTGCTTATAAAAAATTCAGCGTAGATAATATACCAATAACAGCATTAGGCGATTTGTATAAAGAGCTTGGCGATGAATTAAGGGCATTTAAAAAAAAGGATATTGATTTTCCTATAAAAATAATAGAGCAAATAAAAAATTATTATTATGATTATATAAAAACAAATAATAAAAAATTTGACATTATACTTTATGTGCCTTCAAATAAAAATAACGGTGTAATGGATTTTTTTGCTGATTATATTTCTAAAGAGTTCAATATAGAAAAATATAAACTTATAAAAATAAAAAAAGATATAAAAGAACAAAAATTTTTGGAAGCTCTAAAAGAGAGAAGTGAAAACATTAAAAATGCTTTTGAAATAGTAAATTATTATAAACTCAAAAATAAAAATATACTCTTAATAGATGATGTTTATGCTTCTGGAGAAACGATAAAAGAAATTATAAAAATATTTAAAAGCTTTGATTTTAATTATAATTTAGAGATATTAATTTTTTGTTATAGGAATCATATTTTTTATTAAAAAATATTTTTTATAATTTTATCTTTATATGGAAAACAATCGTAATATAATATTCTATATAAATAAGACTGTATATCTTTTTTATCCTTATGCATACTTATTAGGAAAGCATGAAACTGATATTGATATAGTATTATATTTTTGTTTTTATCAATAAAGTCTATAGAATCGTACTCATAAAATTTATAACCTAGATGATGATGCTATATATCTTCAAACTCGGTGGGAAGAAGCTGTCCTAATAGATTAACATACTTTGTAATTTTAGCATAAGCGAATATATATTTACTGTATCTATCTATTGCTATTAAATAATTATCAAGATTAACTATTGCAATCAGGATAATCTTTATTTTATATTAGGATTTATTTTGTTTATGTAATAATACTTTTTTGATGAATTAAAAGGACTATTACAAGGGCATAATATTACTGTAAAGATTACACTAAAGAATATGTTCTTCATATATATTTAATATTAATTAGCAGTATAAGTTAGGTCAAGAGTTTTAGCCATAATTTCATCAAATTGTTATGGATAAATTCTTCCAAGCTGTGATTTAAGTATAGCACCTTGAGAAGCATCAGTTGCACTTTTAAAATATATTTTATAAATTACAGGAAAAATCATAATAATACCATCAGGCCTCATTATACTTTCATAACATACAAATGTGGCGATAGTTGTTCCAGTATAATCAGCACCTTCTTTTATTGTAATAGGCTGATCTAAACTTAAACTTTCACTGCCATTACATTTTATTGATGTTACTTGTGCCTGATTATTTAATACTATTTCTAGCGTATTATTCATAGTAGATGTGTATGTGTATGTACCTGCTCTTTCTGCTAGGGTTATTTCTTTAGGATTATTGGGATTATTGTCTGCACATGATGTTATTATAAATGCGGATATGACTAAAATTAAAGGTAGTATTTTTTTTATTTTTGTAAAATCCTAGTTATTTATTTGAATAATATGTTAGAATCTAATAATATATCAAAAAAATATATATTGTCAACAAATTAATATAAAAATTGATACATATTTTATTAGCTTGTTGATTTTTATACCTATTTATAATATAATTATTATGTTTATTCAAAAAAGAAATGTATCTTACTTTTTAATAAATTTTAAACAATAAAACAAATAATCAATTAAAAAAGAGGGATCAATATGCGTTTTAAAAGTGTCTATAATGGAATATTAACAAAAGATGATATCGGTAAAGAAGTTAAGTTAGCCGGTTGGGTATTGAGAAGAAGAGATCATGGCGGTGTAATATTTGTAGATTTAAGAGACAGAACAGGATTTGTTCAAATAGTTTTCAATCCTGAAATAAGCAAAGAAGCACATAATGAAGCTCAGGATTTAAGAAGTGAATATGTTATTAGTGTAGAAGGTAAAATCAGAGCTAGAAGCCCTGAAATGATTAATCCTAAAATTCCTACAGGTGAAATAGAAGTTATGGTTGAAAAAATGGAGCTTCTTAATACTTCTGAAACTCCTCCTTTCCTTCTTGAAGATGATATTGATACAGGTGAAGATATAAGGTTAAAATACAGATACTTAGATTTAAGAAGACCTACTGTATTCAACAACTTATATAAAAGATTCCAAATTACTAATGCTTTTAGAAAACATTTATCTGATAATGGATTTATAGATGTAGAAACTCCTATATTAAATAAAAGCACTCCTGAAGGTGCAAGAGATTTCCTCGTTCCTTCAAGATTAAATGCTGGAGATTTTTATGCTCTTCCTCAGTCGCCTCAAATATTTAAGCAAATACTTATGATAGGAGGTTTTGATAGATATTATCAAATAGCTAAATGTTTCCGCGATGAAGATTTAAGAGCAGACAGACAGCCGGAGTTTACTCAGGTTGATATTGAAACTTCTTTCCTTAATACTGATGAATTCCTTTCTATTATGGAAAATGTTACTGCTAATATAGTTAAAGATGTTTACGGCATTGATTTGCCTACTCCGTTTCCTAGATTAAATTATTATGATGCTATGGAGATGTATGGAAGCGATAAGCCTGATACTAGATTTGAATTAAAACTTATCAATGTTGAAGATGCTGTTAGAGGCTGTGATTTTGCAGTATTTAAAAATGCTTTAGATAATAAATTTATAATAAGATGTTTGAATGCAAAAGGCGGCGAAAAATTAAGCAGAAAAGATATTGATGACTTCACAAAATATGTAGGCATTTTCGGAGCTAAAGGACTTGCTTGGATGAGAGTAACTGATAAAGGACTTGAATCAAACATAGTAAAATTCTTCTCTGAAGACAATCAGAAAAAAATATTAGAAGTTACTAGAGCAGAGAAAGGTGATTTATTATTCTTTGTTGCGGACACTCCTAAAGTTACATTCGATGCTTTGGGTAATTTAAGATTAAGAGTCGCTGAGAAATTAAATTTAATAGATAAAGATAAGTTAAATTTCTTATGGGTAGTTGAGTTCCCATTATTTGAGTATGATCATAAAGAAAAAAGAATATCCGCTACTCACCACCCATTTACAGCTCCTGTACCTGAAGATGTTGCCTTATTAGATACTGATGTACTAAAAGTAAGAAGCGATACTTATGACTTGGTATTAAACGGCAATGAAATAGGCGGCGGCGGTCAGCGTATTTATGACAGTAAAGTGCAGGCTAAAATATTTAGTCTTTTAGGTATAGATGATGAGAAAGCTAAAATAAGATTTGGATTCTTACTTGATGCATTAAAATACGGTGCTCCTCCTATGTGCGGTATGGCTTATGGTATAGACAGAGTTGTTATGCTTCTTCAAAAACAAGACAGTATTAGAGAAGTTATAGCATTCCCTAAAACTCAGAAAGGTCAATGTTTAATGAGCGGATGTCCTTCTACAGTTGATGCTGATCAGTTAGAAGAGCTTCATTTAAGTATAGAAGAATAATTTTTTGAATAAAATCAAATTTAATTAATAAAAAAGTCCCATTATATTTACATAGTGGGGCTTTTATTTTTTAAATCCATTCTCATTCCCACCCTCTATGCTTTTTTAATATTATCTTTTATTTCAGTTTTTTATTTCTTTATTGCTTAATTAGAATTTACAGCACCCATCCAAGCGTTTTTTAAATTTTAAAAATCCCACAACGCACGGTTAGCTAAATTAAAAATATAAATTTATATTATAATTCAAATTTTATTATGCTTTAAAATTTTGCTCACCGTGCGTTAAATAGAATTTTAAATCTGTTATTCAATATTTTTTCTTTTCTGTTCTTTTAGATAATTTTTTTTAGCCTCTTCTATGTTTATAAATGATTCCATTGTGCTGTTTAAATTAGCTTTTAATTTCTGTCTTTCTTCTAGTGCTTGTTTCCTATTTTGCTTGAATGCTTTTTCATGACTTTTCATAATATCTAAATCTCTTATTATCCCAGCCTGAGCCTTAGCAATTTCAACAGCAGCTTCTAAAACTTCTTTGGCATCATTATAACCCTGTTCAATTCTCCTGTATGCACCTTCTGGAGAAAAATCCAAAGTACCATTTATAAGATTGCCTAAATCTTCCTGAGGACATATCTCGTATATAGTAGCCGATGAATCTCTTCTGTCTTTTATAATCTCATCAGCCTTCAAATGTATAACCATTATATCAGTACAGCCTTCATCATAAAGCGGAGTAAGAGGAGAATTATCTTTTATACCTCCGTCCAAATATACCTCGCTGTCAACTTTCTCTACAGGAAATAAAATAGGTATGGCAGATGATGCAAGAAGTATATCAATCATATCCTTTTCACTTCTTCCATTTAATTTGAAATAATGGGCATTGAATGAAGGTATATGAGTGCAGGCACAGTAAATAGGAAAATCCATATTTGAAATATAGTTTAAATCAATATGCTTGTTTATGATGCTCACAAGTCCGTCCCTAGAGAGAACACCTGTAGAAGCAAGAATACCCACAAAAGCAGCAACAGCGGGATTGGTCATAAGCATAGCACCATATTTGCCGAAACCTTTAATAGTGCTTTCTATGTCAATGCTTAATATTTTGTCTTTGATTTCTCTAGTCCAAATTTTCTCGGCTAGATTGTGATTGTCCAAAGCAAAAAGACATGCATTCAAAGCCCCTACAGAAGCCCCCGAAACAGCCTTTATATTTCTGTCAAGCCCAACCTCTTTTAAATACTTCCAAACGCCGATTTGATAAGCGCCCTTACCGCCTCCGCCGTCCAAAACAAGCCCCAATTTATCCATAATGTTTTCTCACTTTATTTCTAATTTCAACTTTTTTGATTTTGCTTTCTTTAATTTTTCTAAAATAGATAATATAACATCATAATTATATCCTTTATCTTCCAAAGTAAAAGCTATAAAATCAATATCTCCAATTATTCTGTTGTTATTCATTTCTAGTACATAATTTTCACCTTCATTGTCATTATCTTCATCATATTCTTCATTTTGATCTATTGTTTTATAAAAAGAATATTTAAGTTTTGATGATAAATCTTTATAAAAATTTCCAGATTTTGTTTTTAATTCGTTTGCTAAACTTTGGTCTAATGCCATAGCTCTATTTAATGCTTCTTCTATTAAAAATCTGTTGCCTCCACTTGTTAGTAACGCTTCAGCTTTATTCATAAATGCCAAAGGTATTTCATTATTTATTTTTATAGCTTTATCATAATATTCTACAGCTTTTGAGTTTCTTTAAATACTCTGTATATTACACCTAAATTAATATTTGCATCATAACTATTTGGATCTAATTTAACTGCTTTTATCATAGGTTCTTTTGCCTTTTGAGAATCTCTAGCATATACATAACTCATAGTTTATTATAGTTATTATAATAATTATCTAATCCTTTTTTAACGGATAAATCAAAGTTTATAGCAGCTTCTTCATATTTGTTTGCTTCTTCATATTTACTTAAATTTAATAAAGCTTCTCCCATTTTTTTGATATAATTCTGCTGTATCTAATCCCTGAGTTTTAGCCTTTTCTAATAAATATAAACTTCCTTCAAAATCTCCTTCTTTTTCTAACAATTCTATTGCTAAATCAAAAATTAAATTTGCTGAGGCTGATATTTTAGGAGTTTCTTTTTTTTCTTCTATTTCCACTAAGTCTATATCTGTCAATTCGTTTATCATAGCTACTGACAAATCAAAATATGAATTCTCTTTCTCCAAATCCATATTTAAATTACTAGCTGCATAATTTTTTAGCAAATTAAACTGTACTTCTTTTTCATCTTTACCTGACATATCAACTATGCTGTCTACAATATATTTTTCATCTGTTTCTAGTTTTTCTATC
This genomic window contains:
- the ppdK gene encoding pyruvate, phosphate dikinase, with the protein product MASKKMVYFFGNGKSEGAKETKALLGGKGLGLAQMTESKVPVPAGFTITTEVCDYYSKNKSYPKGLEKLVDENIKKLEKAMGMQFGNPKQPLLVSVRSGAAISMPGMMDTILNLGINEKVVEGLVEKTNNPRFAWDAYRRFIQMFGDVAMGVDHDKFEEILDERKRDIAPKVGKAEKDVKDTDLDVEDLKIVVEKYKAMYKEDKGEEFPEDPKVQLWHAINAVFRSWNNPRAEAYRKLNDIRGLLGTAVNVQAMVFGNMGNTSATGVCFSRNPSTGENKFYGEFLINAQGEDVVAGIRTPQEITLEGSLEWAKNNSISEEERKSKYPSLEEVMPNVYKQLVSYKNQLEKYYSDMQDMEFTIQEGKLYMLQTRNGKRTAAAAVRIAVELAEAKIISKEEAIMRVNPSDLDQLLHPMFDPAAKKGAKVLAKGLNASPGAAVGKVVFAADRAEAMKEAGEQVVLVRIETSPEDIKGMNAAEGILTARGGSTSHAAVVARGMGKCCVAGCSALEIDYSNKCMKVGDDVINEGDYISIDGSTGEVMLGQVATKDSEMSEDFKKLMQWADEIRIKNKFEVHTNADTPNDAQIARKFGAEGIGLCRTEHMFFNADRIKSVRQLILVAEEVKQLKEKLEAAEKIGDKKTIEELEPLYREPRKLYDEALDNILPMQREDFIGIFTAMNGYPVTIRLLDPPLHEFIPHEDSQLQELSSEMNVPFDKLKAIRDSLHEFNPMLGHRGCRLGITYPEIYDMQARAILEAAVKVKKNGVDVHPEIMIPLVGTLKELKIIKDRIIKIADEVFEKEGSKVDYKVGTMIEVPRAALVADKIATEAEFFSFGTNDLTQMGGGFSRDDAGKFLKDYVNKEIYEKDPFQSLDQEGIGELLRIGVTKGRAANKKLVVGICGEHGGDPATVMFCYSIGLNYVSCSPYRVPIARLAAAQGIISSKTAKKPAAAKKPTAKKADSKTASAKKTASKVTASKKAPAKKTPAKKTSGRKK
- the selD gene encoding selenide, water dikinase SelD yields the protein MSNITNNTEEKKEQIELLSCALEGGCSAKIPPDLLEKTLAPLMQIKTDSNLLSDVDIGDDAGVYKISDDNALIFTVDYFPPVIADPYGFGQIAACNSISDIYAMGGEPKLALNITMFPKDDSLNILANMLKGGQDKATEAGVLVVGGHTITDTTVKYGMAVIGFANPNKITTNSAAKDGDIIIFTKPLGTGACLAAMRQGLIKESHIEDVFDSMKTLNKKACSVMNKYNVKCATDITGFGLIGHAYKMAKASNVTIELQSSALPMFNKSYEVLDMGCIPGAAFTNMRYVGDNIKVDDNVDYNLKMLSFDPQTSGGLFICADKDNAENVLADLWREGIDCACIIGKVKNKENEYIHLIK
- a CDS encoding phosphoribosyltransferase, which codes for MSNIFTAYKKFSVDNIPITALGDLYKELGDELRAFKKKDIDFPIKIIEQIKNYYYDYIKTNNKKFDIILYVPSNKNNGVMDFFADYISKEFNIEKYKLIKIKKDIKEQKFLEALKERSENIKNAFEIVNYYKLKNKNILLIDDVYASGETIKEIIKIFKSFDFNYNLEILIFCYRNHIFY
- the aspS gene encoding aspartate--tRNA ligase codes for the protein MRFKSVYNGILTKDDIGKEVKLAGWVLRRRDHGGVIFVDLRDRTGFVQIVFNPEISKEAHNEAQDLRSEYVISVEGKIRARSPEMINPKIPTGEIEVMVEKMELLNTSETPPFLLEDDIDTGEDIRLKYRYLDLRRPTVFNNLYKRFQITNAFRKHLSDNGFIDVETPILNKSTPEGARDFLVPSRLNAGDFYALPQSPQIFKQILMIGGFDRYYQIAKCFRDEDLRADRQPEFTQVDIETSFLNTDEFLSIMENVTANIVKDVYGIDLPTPFPRLNYYDAMEMYGSDKPDTRFELKLINVEDAVRGCDFAVFKNALDNKFIIRCLNAKGGEKLSRKDIDDFTKYVGIFGAKGLAWMRVTDKGLESNIVKFFSEDNQKKILEVTRAEKGDLLFFVADTPKVTFDALGNLRLRVAEKLNLIDKDKLNFLWVVEFPLFEYDHKEKRISATHHPFTAPVPEDVALLDTDVLKVRSDTYDLVLNGNEIGGGGQRIYDSKVQAKIFSLLGIDDEKAKIRFGFLLDALKYGAPPMCGMAYGIDRVVMLLQKQDSIREVIAFPKTQKGQCLMSGCPSTVDADQLEELHLSIEE
- a CDS encoding patatin-like phospholipase family protein, producing the protein MDKLGLVLDGGGGKGAYQIGVWKYLKEVGLDRNIKAVSGASVGALNACLFALDNHNLAEKIWTREIKDKILSIDIESTIKGFGKYGAMLMTNPAVAAFVGILASTGVLSRDGLVSIINKHIDLNYISNMDFPIYCACTHIPSFNAHYFKLNGRSEKDMIDILLASSAIPILFPVEKVDSEVYLDGGIKDNSPLTPLYDEGCTDIMVIHLKADEIIKDRRDSSATIYEICPQEDLGNLINGTLDFSPEGAYRRIEQGYNDAKEVLEAAVEIAKAQAGIIRDLDIMKSHEKAFKQNRKQALEERQKLKANLNSTMESFINIEEAKKNYLKEQKRKNIE